From the Roseibium salinum genome, one window contains:
- a CDS encoding glutathione S-transferase family protein, giving the protein MITLTTYEWVPDFAAPLMRAFRVRWALEEAGLPCRVRTVKFGPEQRSPGHLARQPFGQAPAIEEDGLTLFESGAIALYIAEKSETLLPKAPAERARAIAWLFAALNSVEILIQELAGIDLFHAEEAWARERRPQVEDQVRDRLSLLQDVLGDKDYLESRFTVGDLMMSDVLRILQHTDLLEDFPALNAYKKRCGARPAFQRALKGQLEGFREVA; this is encoded by the coding sequence ATGATTACCCTGACCACATACGAATGGGTGCCGGATTTCGCAGCACCCTTGATGCGCGCCTTCCGCGTCCGCTGGGCGCTGGAGGAAGCCGGCCTTCCCTGCCGGGTGCGCACCGTCAAGTTCGGCCCGGAACAAAGATCCCCCGGCCACCTCGCCCGCCAGCCCTTCGGCCAGGCCCCGGCGATCGAGGAGGACGGCCTGACCCTTTTTGAAAGCGGCGCGATCGCCCTCTACATTGCCGAAAAAAGCGAGACGCTGCTGCCGAAGGCGCCTGCGGAACGGGCGCGGGCGATTGCCTGGCTGTTCGCGGCGCTCAATTCGGTCGAAATCCTGATCCAGGAACTCGCCGGCATCGACCTCTTCCATGCCGAGGAAGCCTGGGCCAGGGAACGCCGCCCCCAGGTGGAGGACCAGGTCCGCGACCGTCTGTCCCTGCTCCAGGACGTTCTGGGAGACAAGGACTATCTCGAAAGCCGCTTCACCGTGGGCGACCTGATGATGTCCGACGTCCTGCGCATCCTGCAGCACACGGATCTCCTGGAGGATTTCCCGGCGCTCAACGCCTACAAGAAACGCTGCGGAGCCCGCCCGGCCTTCCAGCGGGCGCTCAAGGGGCAGTTGGAGGGGTTTCGGGAGGTGGCTTGA
- a CDS encoding SRPBCC domain-containing protein, producing the protein MIAMRDDELLIEREFDAPAELVFRLWQERDHVLRWWGPEEFTTTELDWELTPGRPWRGAMVAKDYGLTRFGGVIREVNPARQIVFTFAWDEDSGRDMETVVTVTLEQKNGRTLQTFHQAPFSSVAIRDSHVGGWDSLFNKQQLYVENIAAAQAKGGFA; encoded by the coding sequence ATGATTGCGATGCGCGACGACGAATTGCTGATCGAGCGGGAGTTCGATGCCCCGGCCGAGCTGGTCTTCCGGCTCTGGCAGGAGCGGGACCACGTGCTGCGCTGGTGGGGCCCGGAGGAGTTCACCACCACCGAGCTCGACTGGGAGCTGACACCGGGCAGGCCCTGGCGGGGCGCCATGGTTGCGAAGGATTACGGCCTGACGCGTTTCGGCGGCGTGATCCGCGAGGTGAACCCCGCCCGGCAGATCGTCTTCACCTTCGCGTGGGACGAGGACAGCGGCCGGGACATGGAGACCGTGGTGACGGTCACCCTTGAGCAGAAGAACGGCAGGACCCTGCAGACCTTCCACCAGGCACCGTTCTCCAGCGTCGCCATCCGCGACAGCCATGTCGGCGGCTGGGACTCCCTGTTCAACAAGCAGCAGCTCTATGTCGAAAACATTGCCGCAGCACAGGCGAAAGGAGGCTTTGCATGA
- a CDS encoding ArsR/SmtB family transcription factor → MQADPLSTTLSALADPTRRAILARLARGAATVNEIAEPFDMSLPSISRHLKVLANAGLISRGREAQWRPCRLEAAPLKKVDDWLDRYRRFWEGSFDRMEDYLAEIKAEQEKETDQ, encoded by the coding sequence ATGCAGGCCGATCCTCTCAGCACCACCCTCTCCGCCCTGGCCGACCCGACGAGGCGGGCCATCCTGGCGCGGCTCGCCCGGGGCGCGGCGACGGTGAACGAGATTGCCGAGCCCTTCGACATGTCCCTGCCGTCGATCTCCCGGCACCTCAAGGTCCTGGCGAATGCCGGGCTGATCTCGCGCGGGCGGGAGGCGCAGTGGCGGCCGTGCAGGCTGGAAGCGGCGCCCTTGAAAAAGGTGGATGACTGGCTGGATAGATACCGGCGCTTCTGGGAAGGAAGCTTCGACCGGATGGAAGACTATCTGGCGGAAATCAAGGCCGAACAGGAAAAGGAGACGGACCAATGA